From the Acetobacter aceti genome, one window contains:
- the der gene encoding ribosome biogenesis GTPase Der has product MAERPRGKSGKRGQQWQSLRPEAPLPASTLPTVVIAGRPNVGKSTLYNRLTGRRNALVADFPGVTRDRKEGEALMRGRTIRLIDTAGLEEAAPDSLFGRMQHSSALAVQQADLILFCVDARAGITPADQHFATWLRRQNRKVLLIANKAEGRAGAASAMEAFALGLGTPIGISAEHGEGISDLMTEIVEALPQGILPPVVDEKPVKKKTKPKAPVEETVSFAALTGEIDEIPEEFAEDAVFIEDESAEPGILKIAFVGRPNAGKSTLMNRLLGEERMITGPEPGLTRDSIAVLLRDDHGEVQIVDTAGLRKKARVEEHLEKMSTSATIEALKRAEVVVLVIDATLGLHEQDLQIARLIEREGRACVLALNKWDAVEDRTATRQAIYDRIQTSLAQMKGIEVVSFSGKTGAGVQKLLPAVRHAAEIWNSRVPTGELNRWFDTMLERHAPPLVQGRRLKLRYITQVKSRPPTFLIFGTRAEQLPDDYRRYLVNGLRDTFGLSGVPIRLQLRGTKNPYADERD; this is encoded by the coding sequence ATGGCTGAACGCCCACGCGGAAAGTCCGGAAAGCGCGGACAACAATGGCAATCCCTGCGGCCGGAAGCCCCTCTTCCCGCCAGCACATTGCCAACAGTGGTGATCGCCGGACGGCCTAATGTCGGGAAATCCACCCTTTATAACCGTCTGACCGGACGACGGAACGCGCTGGTAGCTGACTTTCCCGGCGTCACGCGCGACCGCAAGGAAGGCGAAGCGCTGATGCGTGGTCGCACGATCCGTCTGATCGACACGGCGGGTCTGGAGGAAGCGGCTCCTGATTCGCTGTTTGGCCGGATGCAGCATTCTTCCGCCCTGGCCGTGCAGCAGGCAGACCTGATTCTGTTCTGTGTGGATGCCCGCGCCGGAATCACGCCGGCCGACCAGCATTTCGCCACATGGCTGCGTCGTCAGAACCGGAAGGTCCTGCTGATCGCCAACAAGGCCGAAGGCCGCGCCGGAGCGGCCTCCGCAATGGAAGCCTTCGCTCTGGGACTGGGTACGCCGATCGGCATTTCCGCAGAGCATGGAGAAGGCATTTCCGATCTGATGACGGAAATTGTCGAAGCCCTGCCACAAGGTATCCTGCCGCCTGTTGTGGACGAGAAACCTGTCAAAAAGAAAACGAAGCCTAAAGCTCCGGTCGAAGAGACGGTTAGTTTCGCTGCTCTTACAGGTGAAATTGACGAAATTCCTGAAGAGTTTGCTGAAGACGCTGTCTTCATCGAGGATGAGTCCGCCGAACCTGGTATTCTGAAGATCGCCTTCGTTGGTCGCCCGAATGCCGGTAAATCAACCCTGATGAACCGTCTTCTCGGCGAGGAGCGCATGATCACCGGCCCGGAACCCGGTCTGACCCGTGACTCGATTGCCGTTCTGCTGCGTGACGATCATGGCGAAGTGCAGATTGTCGATACGGCTGGTCTGCGGAAAAAGGCGAGGGTTGAAGAGCATCTGGAAAAGATGTCCACCTCCGCAACGATCGAGGCGCTCAAACGCGCCGAGGTCGTCGTTCTGGTCATCGACGCCACGCTTGGACTGCACGAGCAGGATCTCCAGATCGCCCGCCTGATCGAGCGTGAAGGCCGGGCCTGTGTTCTGGCGCTGAACAAATGGGACGCGGTGGAAGATCGCACCGCGACACGTCAGGCGATCTACGATCGTATCCAGACCTCGCTGGCCCAGATGAAGGGGATCGAGGTTGTCTCATTCTCAGGCAAGACGGGCGCGGGTGTGCAGAAACTGCTCCCTGCTGTCCGACATGCCGCCGAAATCTGGAACAGTCGCGTTCCGACCGGCGAACTCAACCGCTGGTTTGACACAATGCTGGAGCGCCATGCACCACCACTGGTTCAGGGCAGACGTCTGAAACTGCGTTACATCACGCAGGTCAAAAGCCGCCCGCCGACTTTCCTGATATTTGGCACTCGTGCGGAACAACTGCCTGATGACTATCGTCGTTATCTGGTGAACGGGCTGCGTGACACTTTCGGTCTGAGCGGCGTACCGATCCGCCTGCAATTACGGGGAACTAAAAACCCTTACGCAGACGAACGGGACTGA
- a CDS encoding PQQ-binding-like beta-propeller repeat protein, with protein MHQPPSDSRRGFLAKLLTGAAIVPLGGCHLFEDDKKPLAVGHRVPVMPAHGGLTVTRSKDALAPITIPAPITTTDWPISGRIPSHVGANYAWGGLKRRWTRSIGSSTSEPDLLALVALGSNGQSILQASPVIQAGRIFTLDSTGNVRAFTWPDMRHLWTFNPKPHRMKSSNLGGGLGVNGDTLYIVDGIAETVAVEVETGKVKWRVNVGTPGRSAPTIEKNRVFFSTIDARLFALDATSGHQLWTYAASMAPTVMFGAPAPAVVDGIVLAGFGSGDIVALREESGEVVWSDTLGAGNGMASAGDFSCIRSLPAIQNGTAYVMSVSASLVAFDMRSGRRLWERGISGASPLLVVQDWLYLITLDGQVACLDRITGQVRWISQLRQYRRVNAQKDGVAWTGPVLANGKLLCVSTLPENGIVSLDPVTGKILSIDSLPAPTTVEPIFSDGQMLIIDNRGDLNSYG; from the coding sequence ATGCACCAGCCTCCTTCTGACAGCCGCCGCGGTTTTCTTGCTAAACTGCTGACCGGAGCCGCCATTGTGCCGCTTGGAGGCTGCCACCTGTTTGAAGATGATAAAAAGCCTCTTGCCGTTGGTCACCGCGTGCCCGTGATGCCCGCCCATGGCGGCCTCACTGTCACCAGAAGCAAGGACGCCCTTGCGCCAATCACCATTCCGGCACCGATAACGACGACCGACTGGCCCATCAGCGGACGCATTCCCAGCCATGTCGGGGCAAACTACGCATGGGGAGGCCTGAAGCGCCGCTGGACCCGTTCCATCGGCTCCAGCACCTCCGAGCCCGACCTGCTGGCGCTGGTCGCCCTCGGCTCAAACGGACAGAGCATTTTGCAGGCCTCTCCCGTCATTCAGGCAGGCCGCATCTTCACGCTCGACTCCACCGGCAATGTAAGGGCCTTCACCTGGCCCGACATGCGCCATCTCTGGACGTTCAATCCCAAACCGCACCGGATGAAGTCCAGCAATCTGGGCGGCGGTCTGGGCGTGAATGGCGATACGCTCTATATCGTTGACGGCATTGCGGAAACAGTCGCCGTTGAAGTCGAAACCGGCAAGGTGAAATGGCGTGTGAACGTCGGCACTCCGGGACGCTCGGCTCCGACCATCGAAAAAAACCGTGTTTTCTTCAGCACAATCGACGCTCGCCTCTTTGCTCTCGACGCGACATCCGGACACCAGCTCTGGACATACGCCGCCAGCATGGCTCCCACAGTCATGTTCGGCGCGCCTGCCCCCGCAGTCGTGGACGGCATTGTGCTGGCAGGCTTCGGATCCGGCGATATTGTCGCCCTGCGCGAGGAAAGCGGCGAGGTCGTGTGGAGTGATACGCTGGGTGCCGGCAACGGCATGGCGTCCGCTGGTGATTTTTCCTGCATCCGCAGCCTGCCCGCCATTCAGAATGGCACCGCCTACGTCATGAGCGTCTCGGCCTCCCTCGTCGCCTTCGACATGCGCTCAGGTCGGCGTCTGTGGGAGCGGGGCATCTCCGGAGCCTCTCCCCTTCTTGTCGTTCAGGACTGGCTGTATCTCATCACTCTGGATGGACAGGTGGCCTGTCTCGATCGTATCACCGGTCAGGTCCGCTGGATCAGCCAGTTGCGCCAGTACAGACGGGTCAATGCCCAGAAAGATGGTGTCGCCTGGACAGGCCCCGTTCTGGCAAACGGTAAACTGCTCTGCGTCAGTACGCTGCCTGAAAACGGCATCGTTTCGCTCGATCCCGTGACAGGAAAAATTCTTTCCATCGACTCTCTTCCCGCGCCGACTACGGTCGAGCCCATATTCTCTGACGGACAAATGCTGATTATCGACAACCGAGGCGACCTCAACTCCTATGGCTGA
- a CDS encoding enoyl-CoA hydratase/isomerase family protein — translation MQDTTGAVRCSRHGHVGHITLDRPKNLNAVDRAMAEEIMDTLDQWRADPSIGRILVDSSSSKAFCAGGDIKSLYKTILQDGPEAAHRHMTIPYQAMLMIAHYPKPVITLMDGITMGGGIGLGAHARYRVATERSVFAMPENLIGLTPDAGGSWLLAQAPRPYGLRLALTGDRMNGAQAVAMGFADYFVSSSKLEALKTALLNDTAPEEIILSRYTTSSPDLCADAFPKMISALYDVEHLGPQEGLPVLLSRLEAADQEWATTDLATLRSVCPFSLHVTWRMQQKLHTAITSRDDAFALETRLVLHMISRPDFSEGVRARVIDKDNAPRWSPATLSGVEKDAVEQCFDE, via the coding sequence ATGCAGGACACCACAGGCGCCGTTCGGTGCAGCCGCCACGGACATGTCGGCCATATTACACTCGACAGGCCCAAAAATCTCAATGCGGTTGATCGCGCCATGGCTGAAGAGATCATGGATACCCTCGATCAGTGGCGTGCCGATCCCTCCATCGGGAGAATCCTCGTCGATTCTTCTTCCAGCAAGGCCTTCTGCGCGGGAGGCGACATCAAGTCCCTCTACAAAACCATCCTGCAGGATGGACCAGAAGCCGCTCACAGGCACATGACTATCCCCTATCAGGCCATGCTGATGATCGCCCATTATCCCAAGCCGGTCATCACCCTCATGGACGGTATCACAATGGGCGGCGGCATCGGGCTTGGCGCTCATGCCCGCTACCGGGTGGCCACGGAGCGTTCGGTCTTCGCCATGCCGGAAAATCTGATCGGGCTGACACCTGATGCCGGTGGTTCATGGCTTCTGGCACAGGCTCCGCGCCCTTATGGCCTGCGTCTGGCCCTCACCGGAGACCGAATGAACGGCGCTCAGGCTGTCGCTATGGGTTTTGCCGATTATTTTGTGTCTTCGTCGAAGCTGGAAGCGCTGAAAACCGCATTGCTCAACGATACTGCGCCAGAAGAGATCATTCTGAGCCGCTACACAACGTCGTCCCCTGACCTGTGCGCGGACGCTTTTCCCAAGATGATCAGCGCTCTTTATGATGTGGAGCATCTGGGACCGCAGGAAGGGCTGCCTGTGCTGCTCTCGCGCCTGGAAGCAGCGGATCAGGAATGGGCCACAACTGATCTGGCGACTTTGCGCAGCGTCTGCCCGTTTTCACTCCATGTCACATGGCGGATGCAACAGAAGCTCCACACCGCCATCACCTCACGCGACGACGCCTTTGCTCTCGAAACACGTCTTGTGCTTCACATGATCTCACGCCCCGATTTCTCCGAGGGTGTAAGAGCGAGAGTGATCGACAAGGACAACGCGCCTCGCTGGTCTCCTGCCACCCTGTCAGGAGTGGAGAAAGATGCCGTCGAGCAATGCTTCGATGAATGA
- a CDS encoding flavin reductase produces MARLGAAVTVVTTGTLAEPVGFTASAVCSVTDDPPTLLVCLKRASRVREAFHEGGPMCVNVLASAQQHLSDRFAGSLTALERFAVGHWTTLETGAPSLEEAVSSLDCRIERIVEVGTHSVLFGQVQAVRMGSPVPALVYFNRAYHHLPHN; encoded by the coding sequence ATGGCGCGTCTCGGTGCCGCTGTGACGGTTGTGACCACAGGAACCCTGGCTGAACCGGTTGGATTTACAGCCTCTGCCGTGTGTTCGGTAACGGATGACCCTCCGACTCTTCTCGTCTGTCTCAAGCGCGCGAGCCGTGTGCGGGAGGCTTTCCACGAAGGCGGTCCGATGTGCGTCAATGTTCTGGCATCCGCCCAGCAGCATCTGTCTGATCGATTCGCCGGTTCTCTCACCGCGCTGGAACGCTTTGCAGTCGGGCACTGGACGACACTGGAGACGGGGGCTCCGTCCCTTGAAGAGGCGGTATCGTCCCTTGACTGTCGTATTGAACGCATTGTTGAAGTCGGTACCCACAGTGTGCTGTTCGGCCAGGTGCAGGCTGTCAGAATGGGAAGCCCTGTTCCTGCGCTCGTTTACTTCAACCGGGCATATCATCATCTGCCACACAACTGA
- the arsC gene encoding arsenate reductase (glutaredoxin) (This arsenate reductase requires both glutathione and glutaredoxin to convert arsenate to arsenite, after which the efflux transporter formed by ArsA and ArsB can extrude the arsenite from the cell, providing resistance.), with protein sequence MQATLYHNPRCGTSRKVLDILRNEAPDLNVVDYLKTPPDRDTLLDLANRLPTGAKGLLRTKEPLATELKLTEDDATEEQILDALSANPILLNRPVVVTPLGVRVCRPAEIVREILPPTD encoded by the coding sequence ATGCAAGCCACTCTATACCACAACCCGCGCTGCGGTACATCTCGCAAGGTCCTGGACATTCTCAGGAACGAAGCTCCGGATCTGAATGTCGTCGATTATCTGAAGACTCCACCAGATCGCGACACCCTGCTTGATCTCGCAAATCGTCTGCCCACGGGAGCAAAGGGCCTGCTCCGGACCAAGGAACCTCTGGCGACAGAACTCAAACTGACAGAGGATGACGCGACGGAAGAGCAGATTCTCGACGCACTTTCAGCCAATCCGATCCTGCTCAACCGACCGGTAGTGGTGACTCCTCTTGGGGTGCGTGTATGCCGTCCTGCGGAAATCGTAAGGGAGATCCTGCCACCGACCGACTGA
- a CDS encoding cold-shock protein: MSIGTVKWFNGTKGYGFIKPDDSDKDVFVHITAVQAAGWQGLADGERLSFDLTEDRGKASATNLKKI, translated from the coding sequence ATGTCTATTGGTACTGTGAAATGGTTCAACGGGACCAAGGGTTATGGTTTCATCAAACCAGATGATTCCGATAAGGATGTGTTTGTACATATCACAGCGGTTCAGGCTGCCGGATGGCAGGGACTGGCCGACGGTGAGCGTCTCAGCTTCGATCTGACGGAAGATCGCGGCAAGGCGTCCGCAACAAATCTCAAGAAAATCTGA
- a CDS encoding L-dopachrome tautomerase-related protein — protein sequence MARFRYLTCGLLPGASRTIAVCALVGLLGASLSAHASDSVEQSFASSGNVHVLGRFYDAQPSGIVHLADGRFVLSFPTSAQRHPGPVLAVWKGGSKLQPFPDAATQKELISPLGMTVDAHGRVWVIDEGIAAGQTEPQTPAIILVDPGTNRIVRRFSLSSPVVRPDSHINDIRVDLTHGKEGTAFVSDTSQTTHPALIVLDIASGQARRILADDASVSAAPGHVMEVDGNLFRYNPDHPQMPQGGVNGIGLSVDSSRLFWAPFSSRRLYSAPTAIMSDPSASEVDLRQAVRDEGEVGVVDGIFTAPDDSLYMADEERHGVVRRSPDGNLSLVAHDPRLISPDSLASGEQTKQSVSSLIMTVGQWARLPVFHDGHDMQKRPYLIVRIDLKK from the coding sequence ATGGCCCGTTTTCGATACTTGACATGCGGGTTGCTGCCCGGAGCCTCCCGAACGATTGCAGTCTGTGCGCTTGTGGGGCTTCTGGGCGCGTCCTTGTCGGCTCATGCTTCCGACAGCGTGGAACAGAGCTTTGCCTCATCAGGTAATGTGCATGTTCTGGGACGATTTTATGACGCCCAGCCTTCCGGTATTGTTCATCTTGCCGATGGTCGGTTCGTCCTGTCCTTCCCCACCAGCGCGCAGAGGCATCCCGGGCCGGTGCTGGCTGTCTGGAAGGGCGGTTCGAAACTTCAGCCGTTTCCTGATGCCGCAACCCAGAAAGAGCTGATATCCCCTCTGGGCATGACGGTGGATGCTCACGGCAGGGTATGGGTGATTGATGAGGGGATTGCTGCAGGTCAGACGGAGCCACAAACTCCTGCAATCATTCTTGTTGACCCCGGTACCAATCGTATTGTCCGGCGTTTTTCACTGTCTTCACCAGTCGTCCGGCCTGACAGTCATATCAATGATATTCGTGTAGATCTGACGCATGGAAAGGAAGGGACTGCCTTTGTTTCCGACACGTCCCAGACGACCCATCCGGCCTTGATCGTGCTGGATATAGCAAGCGGTCAGGCAAGGCGGATTCTGGCTGATGACGCAAGTGTCAGCGCAGCGCCGGGTCATGTCATGGAAGTGGATGGAAATCTGTTCCGCTATAACCCGGATCATCCACAAATGCCGCAGGGTGGAGTGAACGGAATTGGCCTTAGTGTGGATTCCTCACGGTTATTCTGGGCGCCTTTTTCTTCGCGACGCCTGTATAGCGCGCCAACAGCAATAATGTCCGATCCATCGGCCAGTGAAGTCGATCTCAGGCAGGCTGTTCGTGATGAAGGGGAGGTTGGTGTTGTTGATGGCATTTTTACAGCCCCGGACGACAGTCTTTATATGGCTGATGAGGAAAGGCACGGTGTTGTTCGCCGGTCTCCAGATGGAAACCTGAGTCTTGTTGCCCATGATCCTCGCCTGATCAGTCCGGATAGTCTTGCGTCAGGAGAACAGACCAAGCAGTCAGTTAGCAGTCTGATCATGACCGTCGGTCAGTGGGCCAGATTGCCTGTTTTTCATGATGGTCATGATATGCAGAAACGCCCTTACTTGATCGTAAGGATTGATTTGAAAAAATAG
- a CDS encoding DapH/DapD/GlmU-related protein, translating to MIFRFAFKIRQKIFRQSYLSWEYFEKKTKIQKMIQPAYQSVLKSMSGATFGKDCYISPTSHVYTNTISVGDSSFISGGCIVRGHVVIGSGSGIGANCHIAGPVKIGSDTMIANNVHIFGFNHGTSPKEQMRLQPCVVNGVVIGDDCWIGANVSIVDGVTIGDHSIVAAGAVVTTNVPAWTVVAGVPAKIIRSRIEEKENTYPEKVSNISA from the coding sequence ATGATATTCCGATTCGCTTTCAAAATACGTCAAAAAATATTCAGACAATCTTATCTTTCCTGGGAATATTTCGAAAAAAAAACAAAAATACAAAAAATGATTCAACCTGCCTACCAGAGTGTTCTCAAGAGTATGTCGGGAGCCACTTTCGGTAAGGATTGCTACATCTCTCCGACATCGCATGTGTACACCAATACCATTTCAGTCGGTGACAGCAGCTTTATCAGTGGTGGCTGCATTGTCAGAGGACATGTCGTGATCGGCAGTGGAAGCGGTATCGGAGCAAACTGCCATATTGCAGGCCCGGTCAAAATTGGCAGCGATACAATGATAGCCAATAACGTCCATATCTTTGGTTTCAATCACGGAACATCGCCGAAAGAGCAAATGCGCCTGCAACCCTGTGTGGTGAATGGTGTCGTCATTGGCGATGATTGCTGGATTGGAGCCAATGTTTCAATTGTAGATGGCGTGACTATCGGGGATCATTCTATTGTGGCAGCCGGAGCTGTTGTCACCACAAACGTTCCTGCGTGGACTGTCGTTGCGGGAGTTCCTGCAAAAATCATCAGATCTCGCATAGAAGAAAAAGAAAATACTTATCCTGAGAAGGTCAGTAACATCTCAGCCTGA